The genomic region TTCATGGCTAACTACATCGACACCGAAGAAACCATGTACAAACTCTGGCAAGCTGATCCAAGGATACCGGCAAGATACGACGTTGCCCAAAAGGCGGAAGCAACCGCTCCATGGCTGAAAGGCTTTGTTGAAGCGTTGAGTAACACCACGCCAATGCCAAACATTCCTCAAATGGCATCCGTTTGGAATGCATGGACAAATGCTTTGAACCTTGCCATTAGCGGAAAAGAATCCGCTCAAGCTGCTTTGAACACGGCAGTTGAGCAGATAAAGGCGGCAATAGCAAAGAAGTAATTTAAGATGATAGTATGAGGCGGGGAAACCCCGCCTCATTTTTTGGAGGGATGATTTTGTCTTTTAAGCAAATCGTCATTTGGTTGTCGGTAACTCTTATTGATGCCATTCTGGCATGGTCGATAGTGGTTTTGACTTCGAATGGTTCTTATGGATTAGCTGTAATAGTTGCGCTTTTGCTCATCTTCATCGACTACGCGCTTATAAATCCAAAGGGTTATCCTTTTTTGTACATGATACCTGCACTCATATTCATGATGATATTAACGGTTTACCCCATATACTACACATTTCAAATCGCGTTTGAGAACTACATGACAGGATATATGTGGAGTCGCCAGGAAGTAATAGATACCCTTTTGAACACCATTATCATAAAGCCAAACCCACAATATTTCGATTATTCCGTTTATACCCTTTACAAAGGATATGTCCCAACGGAGAAATTCGTTCTTCTATTAAAAGGTGAGGACGGAAGGCTCTATGTTGCCCAAATGCCAAAGAAGAGCGGGCAAAGATATATAAGCCGATTTGAAATGCTCACAGATGGAAGCGTAACTATAGATGGAGTGAAATATTCGATCGTTAGATCCGTTAAAGACCCTTCAAAGGTAATATCAATTTCTTCACAAGAAGGTGTTTACAGTTATTTTTACAATCCTTCAGATCGAGATACTTTTCCGAATTTGAAGTTTTTCAACATGCATTATTCTTCTATTCTCAGCAATACCGAATTCATAAATCCACAAGCGGGAACGCTTTTCTTCACAAACAAGTACGGATTTGCGAAACTTGTAACAGCCAAATATGAATATACCCTTTCGAATATGCCCGTTTTGGAAAACGGCAAAAACGTGGAAAGAACCGTGCTTATAAATACCATTACCGGTTTGCCGGTAATTGAAAAAGATTACGCATTTTGGGACGTAGATCCTCATACTGGAAAAAGAACGAAAATAATGGGTTATTATGGTTACTCAGGGCTTAAAAACTTCAAAGATCTTTTGACCAACAAGCAAATCATGTCCCCATTTTTGTCAGTTTTCATTTGGACCTTCGAATGGGCCGCTTTAAGCGTGTTTTTTACTTTCAGCGTTGGTTTGTTCTTGGCAATCGTGCTTAACAACAGAAAAATGAGATTCAGAACGATTTACAGAACTCTTCTTATAATTCCGTGGGCCATTCCTGCTTTCATATCCATAATAATGTTCAGGGTTGGGTTCTTCAACGTGAGTTTTGGAATTATAAACAAAATATTCTTAGAACAATGGCTCCATCTAGGTCCAATAGACTGGTTTGGGAACGCTTTTTGGGCAAAAGTAGCTTTGCTTATGGTAAACACATGGTTGGGATTTCCCTATATGATGGTTATATCTTTGGGGGCTCTCCAATCCATTCCAAACGAGTTGTACGAAGCTGCATCCATTGATGGTGCCTCAAAGTGGTATGCGTTTCGAAAGATAACTTTTCCGTTGCTCATGATTCCACTTGCGCCGTTGCTTGTCGCATCGTTCGCATTTAATTTCAACAACTTCAACGTCATCTACCTTTTGACAGCCGGTGGGCCACCAATACCAAACTCTATAACGCCAGCTGGCCAAACAGATATACTTTTGAGTTACACTTACAACCTTGCTTTTGGAGGCGCGTCAGGAAGAAATTACGGCTTGGCAGCTGCGATTTCAATCTTGATATTCGTCATAATCGCAACGATAAGTGCAGTCAACTTCAAGCTCTCCGGTTCTTTTGAAGAGGTGAATAAATGATGAAAGTCCATCCTATAAGACACGTGGTAATATGGATAGTCATAGCCATAGTGTTGTTTCCTGTGCTCTGGATATTCACGACATCCATCAGAAGAGACAACGCATATATAAGTTCTTCATTGTTCTCCAGTCAAACAACATGGCAAAATTACATCGATTTGATCGTGGAACCGAAAAACGTTCCCGCTTTGTATAACGAGATTTCGAACATATACAGTCTTGGCGATCCATATGACAAGATGAGTAAAAAAGAAGTGCTGGGAAAGCTAAATTCAGATTTTGAAGCTTACCAAAATTATTTCAACAAGACGTTGAAAATGTCATCTTCAATATACGAAGATGCCAAATGGATAAATACCAATGTTTTACCACAAGCGAAATCCGTTGCACTTGACAACGTTAAAAAATATGGAAAGCAAGATATTGAATACCTTTCTAGCCTTGCTTCGTATCTTTCAAAAGGATATTCATCTTTGGACAAAGAGTACAAACTCGCAGGGATGTACAAACTTTTGCAGCAGCTTCAAAATGCTCCTGATGAACAGGCTTTAAAAGTTGTAAGTGTTTATTTTCCACAGCTTCAAGAAGAATGGAAGAAGTATTCCAATTCATCCAGAGAAGCCGCTGAAAAGATCAAGAACGTTCCA from Mesoaciditoga lauensis cd-1655R = DSM 25116 harbors:
- a CDS encoding ABC transporter permease subunit, yielding MSFKQIVIWLSVTLIDAILAWSIVVLTSNGSYGLAVIVALLLIFIDYALINPKGYPFLYMIPALIFMMILTVYPIYYTFQIAFENYMTGYMWSRQEVIDTLLNTIIIKPNPQYFDYSVYTLYKGYVPTEKFVLLLKGEDGRLYVAQMPKKSGQRYISRFEMLTDGSVTIDGVKYSIVRSVKDPSKVISISSQEGVYSYFYNPSDRDTFPNLKFFNMHYSSILSNTEFINPQAGTLFFTNKYGFAKLVTAKYEYTLSNMPVLENGKNVERTVLINTITGLPVIEKDYAFWDVDPHTGKRTKIMGYYGYSGLKNFKDLLTNKQIMSPFLSVFIWTFEWAALSVFFTFSVGLFLAIVLNNRKMRFRTIYRTLLIIPWAIPAFISIIMFRVGFFNVSFGIINKIFLEQWLHLGPIDWFGNAFWAKVALLMVNTWLGFPYMMVISLGALQSIPNELYEAASIDGASKWYAFRKITFPLLMIPLAPLLVASFAFNFNNFNVIYLLTAGGPPIPNSITPAGQTDILLSYTYNLAFGGASGRNYGLAAAISILIFVIIATISAVNFKLSGSFEEVNK